The proteins below come from a single Necator americanus strain Aroian chromosome V, whole genome shotgun sequence genomic window:
- a CDS encoding hypothetical protein (NECATOR_CHRV.G19267.T1) codes for MNLKVEKEQEAWTVTPTPGYVLKFTEVDMKQVYAETDEHRCFLNVCHCEQLPPPTDDIDEDQLAERIDRGDISYRIPVSIGELDSVVDSKNRNQPKIDVLVNSVFYEKRLAPPAANFFRHFFCIVICDAIQEKHHLKLDANKSVKLKNRTVMGCIEPMRIAKRPVAPVVQEIGSSVSFTDIENFTFSDMKQPAGVRMRLLKGTRLQVELSLQDIKQFSVERLRLRINRDRIILLADKIRSLYDFCVPFYLDSATVQCELNSDKSKLVFSVHVVYS; via the exons ATGAATCTGAAAGTAGAGAAGGAACAAGAAGCTTGGACTGTCACTCCAACACCTGGATATGTGTTGAAATTTACTGAG GTTGATATGAAACAGGTGTATGCTGAAACAGATGAGCACAGATGTTTCCTCAATGTTTGTCACTGTGAACAACTACCGCCACCAACTGATGATATTGATGAA GATCAATTGGCAGAGCGGATAGACAGAGGTGACATCAGCTACCGTATACCTGTTAGTATTGGCGAACTCGACAGTGTTGTTGACAGCAAAAACAGAAATCAGCCCAAG ATTGACGTGTTGGTGAATAGCGTGTTCTACGAGAAACGGTTAGCGCCGCCCGCAGCGAActtttttcgtcatttcttttgcatcgTCATTTGTGATGCAATCCAAGAAAAG CACCATCTGAAGTTAGATGCTAATAAAAGTGTAAAGCTGAAGAATCGCACTGTAATGGGATGCATTGAACCTATGAGAATTGCCAAGAGACCGGTGGCTCCCGTAGTACAGGAAATCGGGTCTTCTGTTTCGTTTACAGATATCGAA AATTTCACGTTTTCTGATATGAAACAACCAGCTGGCGTTCGAATGCGTTTACTCAAAGGTACTCGTCTACAAGTGGAGCTTAGTTTACAAGACATTAAACAGTTTTCTGTGGAAAG ACTTCGCCTCCGTATAAACCGTGATCGCATCATTCTACTTGCCGATAAAATAAGAAGTTTGTATGATTTTTGTGTGCCATTCTACTTAGATTCTGCAACTGTCCAATGTGAACTTAACTCTGACAAGTCAAAATTGGTGTTTTCTGTACATGTTGTTTACTCCTAG